The Gossypium arboreum isolate Shixiya-1 chromosome 2, ASM2569848v2, whole genome shotgun sequence region AAAGATTTCCACAAATGAACTGTCAACACGCACATGATGTCAGTGGGGACTCTTCCTTTGAATTTATGTCTTCCTTTCTTCACCCTTTACTTGCGCTTTTACCTACTTTTTTCCTGGTAAAAACAGGAAACCTATCCCCCTTCAAATCAATTATTTGCTGACCTTACTTTTCTAAGTTGGAATATTTAGTATTTAGGTGATGTTAACTGTTGTTCTTAGTATCAGCCCGATTTAAGAAATGTCAATACCATATTAAACTCCAACAGACCATGTCTCACCCCTTCATTCGTGAAAAAAATAGTTTTAGGGgcgaaatagtaaaaatataaattttaaaatattaaattaaaatattattaattttaagtgTTAAagattaattttacttttattaatttaaaatttaaaaattttaaaagatcaaaaataaaaaaaattattttaatattcagACCTAACAAAGGTGCTTCGCAATAGATTTTTATTTAGTTGAAATTAACAAGGTAACCCTTTATTaagagttaaattatattttattctttttatttaaaaataaataaattagactCTATACGTTAGATCAAATAGTAAATTGATCCTTTTTATAAACTGACGTGACTATTAGAATAACCAAATAGTTACATATGACGTGTTACATATACCTCATGCTGACGTACATAGACcgatttttaatagtagaaattgatgaaatttttaacagaaaaacCTATTTACTTTTTGATCTTATGTACAGAGACTAATTTGCTCATTCTTTTAGTAAGTAGGACGGAATATAATTTGACTCTAATAATAAAAGTCTCTATAAtacttttataaaaaatattagcgTACTCCtagaaaaatatgataaaaataccatagaagaaaagaaaaaccaatAATATATGCTCTCATTAGCAATCATATCAGTTTCAATCCAAAACAGGCAACTGAATCAAGAACCAAAAAGTTACATTTATTAGTTTCTCTCCATTGTAAATAAAATTCTAATAATACAACCAATCAATCATGTACAGTATGTATAAACCTGATCAAACTTAACCTATACGTTGCAAACCCACCCGGTAAAGAATATGTACATGGACGGGGAATCTCCCACCAATATTCACCTTTACAAGCAAAGCAGGGTTATCTCCATGTGTATGCCACTTCCCTACATTAGATTTAATAACCAGCAGCCAAAACCTCGTTAATGTATGCACCATCATTAATGCATGTCCTTCACAATTTCCTCAACCAGGTTGCCTATAATGTAGCATTCCACCTCTCTTACCAAAACATTAGTTTCTTCATCCATCAAGCTAGACCAAGGGGTTGAACCTAGATCCCGGGCCACCATGCTATCGAGCGAGTAGTAGCATCTATCATTTGGAGGATATAAATTGGTTTGGATAATTTCCCACACTGAATTCAATAACTTCCTTCCTCGTGGATGCGGCAATATGGAGGAACCAACAAGCTTTCTCCTGAACCGAGAAAGGGTCACTGGTGGCCCAAGTATGGTTGAGAGTGCTTCATTCAACAAATCGAGCAACACCTTTCGATCTACCTTCTTATCATTCTCATCATTTTCCTTGCCCAACTTTCTATATGATTCTTCCACTTGTTCAAAGACAGCATCACCAATAGGCTTCGCTAACGGGTCCCATCTAGATAAGGATTTGTCACATGATCCACCATATAAACCAGAAGCAACAAGCAGGTCCCTAACATAGCCTTCTGCTTGGTCCTCTATATCCCCTATTTCTGATTCAGTAGACTCCTTTTCAATTGATACGTCATCCACTCCATCAGACTCGAGTTCATTAAGTTGCCTCCTCAACTCTGGTAATCAATCAATAAATAAGAAGATTGTCATATATTGCATTAATATCAAAAGGTAGTTGTTCATTATGTGGACAGTAGCAACATTGGACTGGAATGATCAGGTGCCAGATCTAGACAGAGATTATGCTGACAGCTATCcattatattaacaataatatcaCTCACGTGTATGCAAAACAAAAGTGCTCCTATACAGCATCTTTGAACTGTCTCTCCTTTCCACGTGAACAAAAGAGAAAGTGAGAAACAGGTTGGGATTTTGTTTAAGTAGTacaataattttaacaataatcCAAAGAAAACAAGAGCAAAATGCTAGTGATCAAGGAATGTAGTTATGTCATATTCATTACACTGTAATATATGTCATATTCAATACAAGAAATGTAGTTATGTGATCAAGGAATAGAGAGCACAATcctttttgtaatttttcatagaCCAAAGTTTGCAATTAAAGGGAAAGTTGCATACCATTCAGATTAGAACTGATCTCTTTGAAAACCTGTTGTACTGCATTTTCTTCTCCTAAAGTCACATCAGGTGTTGATATCGGGCTGGGATAATCCACTTGCCTCCAAAATTCTTCATTTGTGCTGCTGCAAACAGATGCTGGGCTGGGAGGCACCTCAGTAGAATTCTCCTAAGACAACAAAGATATATTAATTACAAAACAAAATGGGAAATGTATCTAAACGAGCTCTTAATTTATAAACAAGAAACGGGAAAAGTGCCCTTACATGCCTCTCGCCGAAGTTTATAACTGTTGGTCCACTCAATATATCTTTTACAGGACCATCATAGGCACCATATGTGTACACCATTGACTGAATCTTCCTGCCAAATAGCCTCCGTCGAAGTGTCAAACCATACTTGATATTAGAAACTTTCTCTTTCAAATTGAACTTTTCTCTCTTCCTTTTTTCAACATCCACTTGTACATTCTCAATGCCTTCATGCTTCCTCCTAATCTGACCACCAGTTAAAATATGGCGGTCCTCTAAAAGCAGCTTCCCAAATGATGTTCCCGAGACTGGTGCTGACAAAGACCTAATCAGATTTCTTGTGGACGATTCCCTATTTTGCAACCCAACATCATCTCCATGCCTGAAAGATCTGGTTTGCATTTCTTGTTCATCTTTAACAATTTCCCAGTAGCTCTGGTCATTTCCAGACTTAGGGAAATCTTCTATTTGCTTTAGCCTGTCCCTTCCATTCTCAAACACAGGCAATCTACATCTGCCAGTGGAAACAATTGGTATATCCAACTGTGTTTCTTGCCTTTGAACATTCTTTAGTCTCTCTGACAAGAATGTTCTTGTATCTTTGTTGATGAACTCTGGGGAGCCTGGTCCATTGAACTGAACTGAACTTCTATATGATTTAGTTGATTCTGATCGAACTAAATTCATTTTAAGATCCTTACTAACATTTTCCCTGACCTGTTCTGCTATGTGCTTAGCAATTTGTCTTGGATCAGATGGCTTTTCATTGAAAGTGGTTTCGATTCCACTTCCTCTGATCACAGAACTCTTTTTAAGAGTTTTACCTTGCAGTTCTAGTTTTAGTCGTTCCCTTACCTCCTCAAGGAAATCTTCTATACTAGCTCTTTCATCAAAAGTGCCAGAGGAACTGGTCCATGATTCTTCATGGTCATATATCCTATCAGGACCAGGCTTTAAGATCACTATCCTTGTCGGAGCAGCATCGACTTTCTCATTATAATGTATCATAGAAGGTAGCTTAAAATCCTTATTTGTGCATCGGCTTCTTGATTCTTTTTGCTCAGCTGTAAAAGGTTCTGATTTATGTCTGCGATGCAAACCCATCTCATACGTATTTTCGTTTACTGCAAACCTCTTAGATTCCAAAGGCTTCTCATGCTTTGCTCTTTCAGAACCTGCATAATGTGCCATCTTTTCCTTGCTCAGTTTCTCTTGAGCCATAGAAATGCTTCCAACATCAACAACCTTTGAACATTCTCTAAGCCTGGCTGCTTGCCATGCCTCAAATTCTTTCTTAAATTTTTGCAATTCTTCCTCCTGAGGATGTTCACGAGGCCTTGGCTTTCCAAACTCCTGGCCGGTGCTCCATCTCTCTGCATCTCTGTCTCGACTACCATAAATTGAGTCAACATCCATTTTCTTCGAGTAATTTGAGTTAGAAGATAAATAGACATCTGAACCCTTTGCATTTTTTTCCCTTTGCTGACGATCATTCTTTTTCCCAACTGATGGAACTACTATAGGTTTTGAATCAAATGGCAATGCATCCATTCCCATAAGCCGGGCAACAATACTAGGTGTATTTTGTCTGGTGTTAGATTGTTTGGACATCTCCTCATTAATCAGTTTCTTCATTGAAGCCTCAGTTCGACAATAGTTCTTTGCTGCCCAGTCTTCTTCTGCTTGATAAGAGCACTGAAATTCACATAAAATGCCTTTAGcggggagagagagagagatgccTAAGAAATATTTAGATGATAATGTTATTTCAGTTTGAGTTAATACTCATTGTAGCATTAGTCTGACCCCAACTATATAGGAAATTAATGAAGGATGATCAAAGATTTTAACCAAAAACAAATGTTCAAAACATCGAAAGCTAGAATACTGGGAAAAGGAAAACCAAAATCAAACTGAAAAGTACATATAACCGCACACTTGGACAAGACTCGGCACCGCTTAATGGTGAAGTTCTTCACAATCACTCTCAAGACAACCCAGTTAGACACTATCATCAGACCAGAGTCATGCAATACAAAGAACATAGTAACATGGTATCagatgtttaaaaaaaaatattatgtgTCTTACATCTACGATGAGAAGTTTGATGGAAAAATTACCGGCAGATCATCTACAGCGCAGTAGTTCCGAGAATTTTCTAGTTGCAGCTCCAAGCTATTTCGCGGTGCTTCTAGACCTGCAAAGTGGCAAAATGAACTGCATTACTGAATTGCATTGTAGAAACTAAAACTAGAAAGAAATGGAAAGTTATCATGCCATTCCCATTTTAGGAGGAATTAACATTCTTGGTACATACCCTCTTACCACTTAAGAATATGATAATCTACAAAAATGACCCTAGCAATGCTTAAAAGTTAGTATACTAGCTCAACCATGAACAAAAGCATTTTTGCTGACAAGAATCTCGTGAGTTTCTTCTTGCATTACTTCCTGGCAACGTTATTACTGATATAG contains the following coding sequences:
- the LOC108469891 gene encoding uncharacterized protein LOC108469891 isoform X1 produces the protein MGGLFHFFEFNHSNMARKILAHKRHVGGLEAPRNSLELQLENSRNYCAVDDLPCSYQAEEDWAAKNYCRTEASMKKLINEEMSKQSNTRQNTPSIVARLMGMDALPFDSKPIVVPSVGKKNDRQQREKNAKGSDVYLSSNSNYSKKMDVDSIYGSRDRDAERWSTGQEFGKPRPREHPQEEELQKFKKEFEAWQAARLRECSKVVDVGSISMAQEKLSKEKMAHYAGSERAKHEKPLESKRFAVNENTYEMGLHRRHKSEPFTAEQKESRSRCTNKDFKLPSMIHYNEKVDAAPTRIVILKPGPDRIYDHEESWTSSSGTFDERASIEDFLEEVRERLKLELQGKTLKKSSVIRGSGIETTFNEKPSDPRQIAKHIAEQVRENVSKDLKMNLVRSESTKSYRSSVQFNGPGSPEFINKDTRTFLSERLKNVQRQETQLDIPIVSTGRCRLPVFENGRDRLKQIEDFPKSGNDQSYWEIVKDEQEMQTRSFRHGDDVGLQNRESSTRNLIRSLSAPVSGTSFGKLLLEDRHILTGGQIRRKHEGIENVQVDVEKRKREKFNLKEKVSNIKYGLTLRRRLFGRKIQSMVYTYGAYDGPVKDILSGPTVINFGERHENSTEVPPSPASVCSSTNEEFWRQVDYPSPISTPDVTLGEENAVQQVFKEISSNLNELRRQLNELESDGVDDVSIEKESTESEIGDIEDQAEGYVRDLLVASGLYGGSCDKSLSRWDPLAKPIGDAVFEQVEESYRKLGKENDENDKKVDRKVLLDLLNEALSTILGPPVTLSRFRRKLVGSSILPHPRGRKLLNSVWEIIQTNLYPPNDRCYYSLDSMVARDLGSTPWSSLMDEETNVLVREVECYIIGNLVEEIVKDMH
- the LOC108469891 gene encoding uncharacterized protein LOC108469891 isoform X2, with protein sequence MKKLINEEMSKQSNTRQNTPSIVARLMGMDALPFDSKPIVVPSVGKKNDRQQREKNAKGSDVYLSSNSNYSKKMDVDSIYGSRDRDAERWSTGQEFGKPRPREHPQEEELQKFKKEFEAWQAARLRECSKVVDVGSISMAQEKLSKEKMAHYAGSERAKHEKPLESKRFAVNENTYEMGLHRRHKSEPFTAEQKESRSRCTNKDFKLPSMIHYNEKVDAAPTRIVILKPGPDRIYDHEESWTSSSGTFDERASIEDFLEEVRERLKLELQGKTLKKSSVIRGSGIETTFNEKPSDPRQIAKHIAEQVRENVSKDLKMNLVRSESTKSYRSSVQFNGPGSPEFINKDTRTFLSERLKNVQRQETQLDIPIVSTGRCRLPVFENGRDRLKQIEDFPKSGNDQSYWEIVKDEQEMQTRSFRHGDDVGLQNRESSTRNLIRSLSAPVSGTSFGKLLLEDRHILTGGQIRRKHEGIENVQVDVEKRKREKFNLKEKVSNIKYGLTLRRRLFGRKIQSMVYTYGAYDGPVKDILSGPTVINFGERHENSTEVPPSPASVCSSTNEEFWRQVDYPSPISTPDVTLGEENAVQQVFKEISSNLNELRRQLNELESDGVDDVSIEKESTESEIGDIEDQAEGYVRDLLVASGLYGGSCDKSLSRWDPLAKPIGDAVFEQVEESYRKLGKENDENDKKVDRKVLLDLLNEALSTILGPPVTLSRFRRKLVGSSILPHPRGRKLLNSVWEIIQTNLYPPNDRCYYSLDSMVARDLGSTPWSSLMDEETNVLVREVECYIIGNLVEEIVKDMH